Within the Phaseolus vulgaris cultivar G19833 chromosome 9, P. vulgaris v2.0, whole genome shotgun sequence genome, the region TGACCCACAtcttcaattttcttttatcaCATTCCACCATGACAATTTAAATGAGAAGTACTATATTTTCTTCCGTCAGTTATGTTGCAACTATTGCACCTTGccctttttttttcatccttACGAATCTAAAATACCTCCAACAATCATATGTGTCAAccttatcctttttttttcatgttctaATAATTTcacattgttttttaatattatcttCCTCAATTTCATACTTACAAAGGACATGTTAATACATTCCTCATCTATTCTAATTTGCAAATTAAGATTAGTGATTTATAAAAGATTTGTCCATCCATCCTAACTTGTATACATGATCAGTTTGTAAAATAAGATTTGTATACAGAGATATTTATCTTTTtggttaataataatatatcaaaAAATGAAGAATGATAACACAAACAAAACATGCCATAATTCATACGGTTCCCATAATTAATATGCCAATTTAGAAAGTTCTCCATGTATTTAGACATAGTAATACAATCTCACAATCAATACTTTCTCACAAGGGGCAGAACAAACCTAAAGAAGAATGATGTTAGAGGACGATGGTGGAGGGTGCCGTCGGAGTTGCAGGAAGCTAGAAGGAGTGGAGGACGTGCAGAGCGTGCACAGAGGCAAACCTAATAGGTTTGAATAGGTTTGAATTGGAGTAAATGAGATGTTACGTTGTGTTGGTGCGttaacttaaaatttaatacTTTCTTTTACACGGGTCAGCAAGCCAATCCACCCCATTGTTGGTCCACGCGGGCTACGGGTTATGCAGGACGGGCTTAAGCGAGTCAACAAGTTGGATTAGTAAGCCCACCCCGTGCTTTTCGCTAACGGATTACAAACCGGTTCGCATGACCCACCCCGCATTGTCATCCTACAGATAACACTGTTTGCTAGTTTTGCAGTGGTGGAGACCGTGTTCCAGTTCTTGGAAATATTATCAAGAGATGGGCCATGATCAAGCACCTAATCAATACTATAACATGCAAGAGAAATAGTGAAAATGCCAAAAAATTTCACTCCACATAATAGAGAGAACATAGTGAAAGCATAGCTTCTCATTAAGGAAATATTCAGCATACAAAGTTCAGACAACAGATAaataaatgacaaaaaaaaaaacacttcttATATTGGATCCTCATTGTCAGAACTAGGAGAGAGCTCCAAGGTAACGGGACAATGATCACTTCCATAGAAACCTGCAGAGCAGAGACAAGAACAAGGTCATGCTTGTTATAACATGTAGTTTACAAGTTAGCACCAAATAACACAAACTGCAGTTTGGTTTGGTTTCATATACACTCAAATAAGCTAAATGATGAATCAGCAATAAAATCAAATCCATGTCATGAGTTTCACATTTTTTGCATAAGCAACTGAATAGGAATACCATTTTCATGAGTAGAAACTTACCTTCTAACTCTATCCCATGTCCATGCATTTCACATGCAACAATCCTTTCTTTCAGTTTCTCTGAAACTAAAAAATAGTCTATTCTCATCCGTTTTCCACGATACCTTCAAAGAAAACACTCGTGAGAACTAACAGGCTTATGATGCAGATTAAATTAGATAACCAGAAAGTCTggctaaaaaatttaaaaaaaaaatctcattcctTAAATTTGCCATACATTTTAACGCAAATTAGATATTATAGAGGATGCCTTCactgttaataaaaaaaaaaggtgaaaaagaaaaaaatggtttAGAGAAAAGACCAAAAATATGTGCGATTTTTCCTCAACACAATAATTAATCAGCATTAACATTGGAAACCAATTCCTACAGTTTAATTTCTTACCTTCCAACTGGGTTTCCAGACCATGAGAAACCTCGCTCCATGTCCTTATCCTTGTGCAGAAATCTGAAAGCATCGACCAGCTTTCCCCTGGTGCATGCTCCATAATATCAGTTAATAAGactttaaaaacataaataactagtaaataattaaaaaataattggtaAAAGGAGGTTATAAGGAGTTACTACAAAAAGTAACAAGTCAACTATGGGCAAggttattttttatcaatttagtTGGCCTTGGCTTGGGTTGGAATCTCAAAAGATACCGACatcataaaataattcaaaaattctGGAGAATACTATCTAAAGAACAAATGCAGGGTCCAACATCTCCTAGTCTTCTAATACTTGCAGTAATTAGCCCTTACTGCAACGGATTCCATTCCACTGTTAAAATGGATATGAAGTTTGAAATCTAACATTTTCTCAATGGTTCCTTTTACAATGAAAGTTGACAATCAAATACTATATATAAAAGACCACTCACTCGTTTAAGATGGTACCAAATCGTCTTCTTTCCGCCAAGGTAAACCCAGGTTGGCCACAATCCTGCATAAAGCCCATATCATCAGATCAGATGGACAACTTCTACTCCATTGATGCTAACTGTAGATATAAAACCATTACTGGGCATATCAAAGGAGAGTAACTCCTAGACAAGGTAGCAAAGCCCCTAAGGTTTGAATCCTTGTTTCACTCATAcatcataattaaatttaattccaGCACAAAGGAAAGTTAGCGTATGAATTTCCTACAATTAAAGCCTATAGAGCACTTGCCTGAGGGGACATGTTAGAtctacaacaacaaaaacacCATCTCATTAAGTGAGGTCAGCTGCATAGATCACACAATCATTCATTTCCATTAAGGACCAAATTTTCGTAATATCTTCATCATATCCCTCTTAACAACTTACTTAAATATCTTTGTCGGTCTGCTTCTTCCCATTCTCACAGGACTAAAACTCATGCAATCTACTCTCCTCATGGATGCTTCTGTCTAGTCACCATTGTACATGCTCAAACCATCTTAATCAATTTCCTTTCATCATTTACTCAATCTAATAGCTTAAGTTTTAAGTTAAATCTATTGAAACTAACTGCGAATGAAATatcacaaaaagaaaagaatacatatattttaaacttcAAGAGAAAATTGCTTAGACCTCTTTATTTGGAGGAATATAACCGTTGAGTTTTGCTGTACTGAAAAACTCGGGATGACTTACATCAATCTCTTCATGGCTGCACAGAAtgaatatatatgtatttaaagCTCCTTCTTAGAGGGTGTGGATGCATAATAGCCACAGTCAAATAGTAGACAACGTAAACATAGACAAAAAATCAGAACAATTCACTAAACATTCAAAACAATTCTAGTGAATGAGAtacttcaattaaaaaaaattcagattGTTATAAACTAAAGGATCAGAGGCAAGGTGTAGCTTCAACGAATTAGTTTCATATGATGCAAAAAGTtacatcaaaataaaataaaaaataaatctcaGTCGTCCTCTCAAACTAttggaatttttcttttttcatatcATGGCTGCTAATAAATCTATAGATGAAACCAAGAGCTGACCTTGACACTAAACCAAATCTTTATGACAAAAAAATGGAAGAGATAAAACTATGTTGCTAAACGAAGGGCAAAAAATAATCAATCATATATCCCCAAAGCCTAACAAAAAATGAAGAATAGCCACCTGACATTCAGATCCCCACACCATATTAAAGGCTTGTCTGAATTTTGTGCAACAAATTCAAGAATCCTTTTGTCccattttcttctcctttgaaACGAGTTTGCCTCCTCTTTCCATCCATTGTTTGGTACATACGTATTCAATAAACGAAGTGTTTCAAATTCAGCTAGGATCACTCGACCATCAGGTTCATGTTTTGAAgctaacaataaaaataaagatcCATCAGTAGTGAACCAAACATGGAACATAATCCAATATGCAGATTtgttaaaaacttattttggcTGACTCTTTATATGAATCATCTTTTTAAGatatataaatattcattttaaaaattggaCTGGAATTTCATATAATATAAACTTTTAACACTAagaaatttcaagaaccaatatataaaaattatatttaggaGGATTCCAGATCCTTCTCCTTCCACTTCTTttccaaataaaaaacaatatgtATTGTAATAGTAACATCATGTAATTCTTTTAAAGTCACAAGGACACAATCAAATCATGGCAGGATTGAGAATTGCCACGTTTATGTTGGACATTTttcagaaaaataataataacaccaCTGGTAAAGTCAATATCGGACACTTGAGAgctgaaaatatttatataagcaAAAGAAACATTTAATGCCATAAATACCATAAGAAAAATCTGCAAAGCAGAATACCTAATTTATCAAGGTTGAAAACAACACATTTTGGCTTGAAGCATTTTTTCACAAGTAGTGCTGTCCCTGCATACTTTGAATCTGCAAGAGACCACCAAACATGAT harbors:
- the LOC137822546 gene encoding DNA-(apurinic or apyrimidinic site) endonuclease is translated as MKRFFKVVEKDSDGSAKKPRENENDAEAEEDKKKEPLKFMTWNANSFLLRVKNNWPNFTNLITTFDPDVIAIQEVRMPAAGAKGASKVQGEIKDDTSAAREEKKILMRALSAPPFCNYHVWWSLADSKYAGTALLVKKCFKPKCVVFNLDKLASKHEPDGRVILAEFETLRLLNTYVPNNGWKEEANSFQRRRKWDKRILEFVAQNSDKPLIWCGDLNVSHEEIDVSHPEFFSTAKLNGYIPPNKEDCGQPGFTLAERRRFGTILNEGKLVDAFRFLHKDKDMERGFSWSGNPVGRYRGKRMRIDYFLVSEKLKERIVACEMHGHGIELEGFYGSDHCPVTLELSPSSDNEDPI